In Xiphophorus maculatus strain JP 163 A chromosome 2, X_maculatus-5.0-male, whole genome shotgun sequence, one genomic interval encodes:
- the prr5 gene encoding proline-rich protein 5 isoform X1, with translation MHHSALLLSSSSSSCHRLLFVFFFFLRRLSSPLPRSRLLAFPPRMSAHCLTFFLVCPLSTFNVFLMRTLHRLKLMSSPSLSELGKSEKSSPEDRGEKQKRAGANATWNSIHNAVIAVFQKKGLADNELYTLNEGVRHLLKTELGSFFSEYLQNQLLTKGMVILRDKIRYYEGQKLLDSLAETWDFFFCDVLSMLQAIFHPVQGKEPSVRQLALLHFRNTIVLSVKLEDALSRPRARVPPSVTQMLLILQGVHEPRGVNEDYLRLESLVQKVVSPYLGTHGLYSGEEDDDHCCVFDKRVPWGWPKSADQPSKNPVVRSKSYNIPLLLTPVAEYDPDPSSAGSGGIRRHSACEIISCLEEQGLTYSDLAPGSELSGPSSNRLCVGSQFNGIIQAGAGAMDLALSSPSILHSSGALHGTEATTTVTDLSKGASSSPPSESSSPETIIGQVPGSAGSDSDGIFIEFPSHSSGGKSLSRESRQSTV, from the exons ATGCACCACTCTGCCCTacttctctcctcctcctcctcctcttgtcaccggctgctctttgttttctttttttttctccgccGTTTGAGTTCTCCTCTGCCTCGGAGCCGTCTCCTCGCGTTTCCTCCGCGTATGTCGGCTCATTGCCTGACCTTCTTTCTCGTCTGTCCCCTGTCCACCTTTAATGTTTTCCTCATGAGGACTCTGCACCGGCTGAAGTTGATGAGCTCGCCAAGCCTCAGTGAGCTCGGTAAGAGTGAGAAAAGTTCACCGGAGGACAGAGGGGAGAAGCAGAAGAGGGCCGGAGCCAACGCCACCTGGAACAG CATCCACAACGCTGTGATAGCAGTCTTCCAGAAGAAGGGCCTGGCCGACAATGAACTCTACACCCTGAATGAAGGCGTCCG GCATTTGTTGAAAACTGAGCTGGGTTCTTTCTTTTCAGAGTACCTCCAG AATCAGCTTCTGACGAAAGGCATGGTCATTCTTCGGGACAAAATAAGATACTATGAAG GCCAGAAGTTACTCGACTCTCTGGCAGAGACCTGGGACTTCTTCTTCTGTGACGTTCTCTCCATGCTGCAGGCCATCTTTCACCCAGTCCAG GGTAAGGAGCCCTCTGTCAGACAGCTGGCCCTGCTTCACTTCAGGAACACCATCGTCCTGAGTGTGAAGTTGGAGGACGCGTTGTCTCGGCCGCGGGCCCGCGTGCCTCCCTCTGTCACGCAGATGTTGCTCATACTGCAG GGGGTCCATGAGCCGCGCGGCGTTAATGAGGATTATTTAAGACTGGAGTCTCTGGTACAGAAGGTGGTCTCACCTTACCTGGGCACCCACGGCCTTTACTCTGGAGAGGAGGATGACGACCACTGCTGCGTTTTTG ACAAGCGTGTCCCGTGGGGCTGGCCCAAGTCTGCAGACCAGCCATCCAAAAACCCTGTGGTACGATCTAAGAGCTACAACATCCCCCTGCTGCTGACCCCTGTGGCGGAGTACGACCCGGATCCCAGCTCGGCCGGCAGCGGAGGGATCCGCCGCCACTCGGCTTGTGAGATTATATCATGCCTGGAGGAACAGGGGCTGACCTACTCCGACCTGGCTCCAGGATCTGAGCTGTCTGGTCCCTCCTCCAACAGACTCTGCGTGGGCTCTCAGTTTAATG GGATTATACAAGCAGGCGCCGGTGCCATGGACCTGGCCCTGTCCTCCCCTTCCATCCTTCATTCCTCAGGCGCGCTCCACGGCACGGAGGCCACCACAACAGTGACTGACCTCAGCAAGGGGGCGTCCTCCTCGCCGCCCAGTGAATCGTCCAGCCCTGAAACCATAATTGGACAAGTTCCAGGGTCTGCCGGGTCAGACTCGGATGGGATATTTATTGAGTTCCCTTCTCACTCTTCGGGTGGAAAGAGCCTTAGCCGCGAGAGCAGGCAGAGCACTGTGTAG
- the LOC102224863 gene encoding transmembrane protein 60-like: MKMSLAQRVFLSWIFALVFLIMLALKLDSKIHWNWFLIFLPVWTFDTILILMQIVEMAGRCKPDFDPRDEEKSVKRRLWYLTALLLKLAFCLTLCSRLEKLTDIWVSVVCVPLWVLLGGALLELGYSVFHYRRD, encoded by the coding sequence ATGAAGATGTCCCTGGCTCAGCGAGTCTTCCTCTCCTGGATCTTCGCCCTGGTCTTCCTCATCATGCTTGCCCTCAAGCTGGACTCCAAAATCCACTGGAACTGGTTCCTGATCTTCCTCCCCGTCTGGACCTTTGACACCATCCTCATCCTCATGCAGATCGTGGAGATGGCGGGTCGCTGCAAGCCGGACTTTGACCCCAGGGACGAGGAGAAGAGCGTGAAGAGGAGGCTGTGGTACCTGACAGCCCTGCTCCTCAAGCTGGCCTTCTGTCTGACTCTGTGCTCCCGGCTGGAGAAGCTGACGGACATCTGGGTCAGTGTGGTGTGTGTCCCACTTTGGGTCCTGCTGGGTGGAGCGCTGCTGGAACTGGGATACAGTGTTTTCCACTACAGGAGGGACTGA
- the prr5 gene encoding proline-rich protein 5 isoform X2, protein MLDGLRRRHASRSSPRPLSLNFSTFSAPPPSPDMDSSGTEHPFRRTLHRLKLMSSPSLSELGKSEKSSPEDRGEKQKRAGANATWNSIHNAVIAVFQKKGLADNELYTLNEGVRHLLKTELGSFFSEYLQNQLLTKGMVILRDKIRYYEGQKLLDSLAETWDFFFCDVLSMLQAIFHPVQGKEPSVRQLALLHFRNTIVLSVKLEDALSRPRARVPPSVTQMLLILQGVHEPRGVNEDYLRLESLVQKVVSPYLGTHGLYSGEEDDDHCCVFDKRVPWGWPKSADQPSKNPVVRSKSYNIPLLLTPVAEYDPDPSSAGSGGIRRHSACEIISCLEEQGLTYSDLAPGSELSGPSSNRLCVGSQFNGIIQAGAGAMDLALSSPSILHSSGALHGTEATTTVTDLSKGASSSPPSESSSPETIIGQVPGSAGSDSDGIFIEFPSHSSGGKSLSRESRQSTV, encoded by the exons ATGCTTGACGGACTCCGGCGGCGGCACGCCTCCCGCTCCTCCCCCAGGCCCCTTTCCCTCAACTTCAGCACCTTCTCGGCCCCTCCCCCGAGCCCGGACATGGACAGCAGCGGCACCGAGCATCCGTTCAGGAG GACTCTGCACCGGCTGAAGTTGATGAGCTCGCCAAGCCTCAGTGAGCTCGGTAAGAGTGAGAAAAGTTCACCGGAGGACAGAGGGGAGAAGCAGAAGAGGGCCGGAGCCAACGCCACCTGGAACAG CATCCACAACGCTGTGATAGCAGTCTTCCAGAAGAAGGGCCTGGCCGACAATGAACTCTACACCCTGAATGAAGGCGTCCG GCATTTGTTGAAAACTGAGCTGGGTTCTTTCTTTTCAGAGTACCTCCAG AATCAGCTTCTGACGAAAGGCATGGTCATTCTTCGGGACAAAATAAGATACTATGAAG GCCAGAAGTTACTCGACTCTCTGGCAGAGACCTGGGACTTCTTCTTCTGTGACGTTCTCTCCATGCTGCAGGCCATCTTTCACCCAGTCCAG GGTAAGGAGCCCTCTGTCAGACAGCTGGCCCTGCTTCACTTCAGGAACACCATCGTCCTGAGTGTGAAGTTGGAGGACGCGTTGTCTCGGCCGCGGGCCCGCGTGCCTCCCTCTGTCACGCAGATGTTGCTCATACTGCAG GGGGTCCATGAGCCGCGCGGCGTTAATGAGGATTATTTAAGACTGGAGTCTCTGGTACAGAAGGTGGTCTCACCTTACCTGGGCACCCACGGCCTTTACTCTGGAGAGGAGGATGACGACCACTGCTGCGTTTTTG ACAAGCGTGTCCCGTGGGGCTGGCCCAAGTCTGCAGACCAGCCATCCAAAAACCCTGTGGTACGATCTAAGAGCTACAACATCCCCCTGCTGCTGACCCCTGTGGCGGAGTACGACCCGGATCCCAGCTCGGCCGGCAGCGGAGGGATCCGCCGCCACTCGGCTTGTGAGATTATATCATGCCTGGAGGAACAGGGGCTGACCTACTCCGACCTGGCTCCAGGATCTGAGCTGTCTGGTCCCTCCTCCAACAGACTCTGCGTGGGCTCTCAGTTTAATG GGATTATACAAGCAGGCGCCGGTGCCATGGACCTGGCCCTGTCCTCCCCTTCCATCCTTCATTCCTCAGGCGCGCTCCACGGCACGGAGGCCACCACAACAGTGACTGACCTCAGCAAGGGGGCGTCCTCCTCGCCGCCCAGTGAATCGTCCAGCCCTGAAACCATAATTGGACAAGTTCCAGGGTCTGCCGGGTCAGACTCGGATGGGATATTTATTGAGTTCCCTTCTCACTCTTCGGGTGGAAAGAGCCTTAGCCGCGAGAGCAGGCAGAGCACTGTGTAG
- the rad52 gene encoding DNA repair protein RAD52 homolog isoform X1, which produces MNKLLPRQCEREVHAMATLKATAAMSTEEKSVHASSRSFGQCTYTAEEYRAVQDALQQRLGPEFISTRMAGGGQKVCYIEGHRVISLANEMFGYNGWSHSISQQNVDFVDLINGKFYVGVSAFVKVQLKDGSFHEDVGYGVSEGLRSKALSLEKARKEAVTDGMKRALKCFGNALGNCILDKEYLLAINKIPKQPRPDLDPARTKRSEGQPSIEKARFCSLVSGQNPVSAIEPARMPLEPRVFNQNQSEDHRSSSAGSAADIKTENVLSRSDADAADVVISAPNTDPKHLRKLRQQQLQQKFRREMEAKKLQQKLQQAKTEEAEVAMGRRSTGGENGASAFSDNTTSENQSGSRNTCAVSADDPELWDFTLDGIEELDVPADASSPRGSRPRTPRSHQMQTRSKTPQRASTRSPNTHSRPPHNYQHQGRPGEAFSPYRQGQQLKKRRLDT; this is translated from the exons ATGAATAAGCTCCTCCCCCGGCAGTGCGAGCGGGAAGTTCACGCGATGGCTACTTTGAAAGC gACGGCAGCGATGAGCACTGAGGAGAAGAGTGTCCATGCATCATCCAGGAGCTTCGGACAA TGCACCTACACGGCGGAGGAGTACCGGGCCGTGCAGGACGCTCTGCAGCAGCGGCTGGGACCCGAGTTCATCAGCACCAGAATGGCTGGAGGAGGACAAAAG GTTTGTTACATTGAAGGACATCGCGTCATCAGCCTGGCCAATGAGATGTTTGGATACAATGGATGGTCTCACTCCATTTCCCAGCAAAATGTCG ACTTTGTAGACCTCATCAATGGGAAGTTTTATGTTGGAGTCAGTGCGTTTGTCAAAGTGCAGCTGAAG GACGGGTCGTTTCATGAGGATGTGGGGTACGGAGTCAGCGAGGGTCTGAGGTCTAAAGCTCTGTCTCTGGAAAAGGCGAGGAAGGAAGCTGTGACAGACGGCATGAAGAGAGCTCTGAA ATGTTTTGGCAACGCTCTCGGAAACTGCATCCTGGATAAAGAATACCTCCTTGCGATTAACAAGATTCCCAAACAG CCTCGTCCTGATCTGGACCCGGCACGGACGAAGCGCTCCGAGGGCCAGCCGTCCATAGAGAAGGCCCGCTTCTGCAGTCTGGTCAGCGGTCAAAACCCAGTGAGTGCAATAGAACCTGCCAGGATGCCACTGGAGCCCAGAGTCTTCaatcagaaccaatcagaggaCCACCGGTCCAGTTCAGCTGGCTCTGCAGCCgacataaagacagaaaacGTCCTCTCCAG GTCAGACGCAGACGCTGCCGACGTCGTCATATCCGCCCCAAACACGGACCCCAAACACCTGAGAAAGCtgcggcagcagcagctgcagcagaagttCAGGAGGGAGATGGAGGCcaagaagctgcagcagaaactgcAACAAGCAAAGACTGAGGAGGCGGAGGTCGCGATGGGACGGAGATCCACGGGAG GTGAGAACGGTGCGTCTGCGTTTAGCGACAACACAACATCCGAAAACCAGTCAGGCAGCAGGAACACATGTGCAG TATCTGCAGACGACCCAGAACTCTGGGATTTCACTTTGGATGGGATCGAGGAGCTGGATGTTCCCGCAGACGCATCTTCTCCCAGAGGGAGCAGGCCCAGAACGCCCAGGAGTCACCAAATGCAGACGCGAAGTAAAACCCCGCAGAGAGCGTCGACCAGAAGCCCGAACACTCACTCCAGACCGCCACACAACTATCAGCACCAGGGGAGACCAG GTGAAGCCTTCAGTCCATACAGACAAGGACAGCAGCTGAAGAAACGCCGGCTGGATACATGA
- the rad52 gene encoding DNA repair protein RAD52 homolog isoform X2 yields MSTEEKSVHASSRSFGQCTYTAEEYRAVQDALQQRLGPEFISTRMAGGGQKVCYIEGHRVISLANEMFGYNGWSHSISQQNVDFVDLINGKFYVGVSAFVKVQLKDGSFHEDVGYGVSEGLRSKALSLEKARKEAVTDGMKRALKCFGNALGNCILDKEYLLAINKIPKQPRPDLDPARTKRSEGQPSIEKARFCSLVSGQNPVSAIEPARMPLEPRVFNQNQSEDHRSSSAGSAADIKTENVLSRSDADAADVVISAPNTDPKHLRKLRQQQLQQKFRREMEAKKLQQKLQQAKTEEAEVAMGRRSTGGRVPARENMIHTVRTVRLRLATTQHPKTSQAAGTHVQYLQTTQNSGISLWMGSRSWMFPQTHLLPEGAGPERPGVTKCRREVKPRRERRPEARTLTPDRHTTISTRGDQVKPSVHTDKDSS; encoded by the exons ATGAGCACTGAGGAGAAGAGTGTCCATGCATCATCCAGGAGCTTCGGACAA TGCACCTACACGGCGGAGGAGTACCGGGCCGTGCAGGACGCTCTGCAGCAGCGGCTGGGACCCGAGTTCATCAGCACCAGAATGGCTGGAGGAGGACAAAAG GTTTGTTACATTGAAGGACATCGCGTCATCAGCCTGGCCAATGAGATGTTTGGATACAATGGATGGTCTCACTCCATTTCCCAGCAAAATGTCG ACTTTGTAGACCTCATCAATGGGAAGTTTTATGTTGGAGTCAGTGCGTTTGTCAAAGTGCAGCTGAAG GACGGGTCGTTTCATGAGGATGTGGGGTACGGAGTCAGCGAGGGTCTGAGGTCTAAAGCTCTGTCTCTGGAAAAGGCGAGGAAGGAAGCTGTGACAGACGGCATGAAGAGAGCTCTGAA ATGTTTTGGCAACGCTCTCGGAAACTGCATCCTGGATAAAGAATACCTCCTTGCGATTAACAAGATTCCCAAACAG CCTCGTCCTGATCTGGACCCGGCACGGACGAAGCGCTCCGAGGGCCAGCCGTCCATAGAGAAGGCCCGCTTCTGCAGTCTGGTCAGCGGTCAAAACCCAGTGAGTGCAATAGAACCTGCCAGGATGCCACTGGAGCCCAGAGTCTTCaatcagaaccaatcagaggaCCACCGGTCCAGTTCAGCTGGCTCTGCAGCCgacataaagacagaaaacGTCCTCTCCAG GTCAGACGCAGACGCTGCCGACGTCGTCATATCCGCCCCAAACACGGACCCCAAACACCTGAGAAAGCtgcggcagcagcagctgcagcagaagttCAGGAGGGAGATGGAGGCcaagaagctgcagcagaaactgcAACAAGCAAAGACTGAGGAGGCGGAGGTCGCGATGGGACGGAGATCCACGGGAGGTAGAGTTCCAGCCAGAGAAAATATGATTCACACA GTGAGAACGGTGCGTCTGCGTTTAGCGACAACACAACATCCGAAAACCAGTCAGGCAGCAGGAACACATGTGCAG TATCTGCAGACGACCCAGAACTCTGGGATTTCACTTTGGATGGGATCGAGGAGCTGGATGTTCCCGCAGACGCATCTTCTCCCAGAGGGAGCAGGCCCAGAACGCCCAGGAGTCACCAAATGCAGACGCGAAGTAAAACCCCGCAGAGAGCGTCGACCAGAAGCCCGAACACTCACTCCAGACCGCCACACAACTATCAGCACCAGGGGAGACCAG GTGAAGCCTTCAGTCCATACAGACAAGGACAGCAGCTGA